A stretch of Bradyrhizobium sp. CCBAU 53338 DNA encodes these proteins:
- a CDS encoding endonuclease domain-containing protein, with translation MLYLSPPGRGRLRSSRVRGMERFKSRARRLRESQTSAEARLWQALRNRQLAHWKFRRQHPVDRYVVDFVTLDGKLIVEVDGVTHSSPSEIERDEARTKVLEACGFFVLRVSNTDVYENIEGVLELIRSSLRFD, from the coding sequence GTGCTATACCTCTCCCCACCGGGGAGAGGTCGGCTGCGAAGCAGCCGGGTGAGGGGGATGGAAAGGTTCAAATCGAGGGCGCGAAGGCTCCGCGAGTCGCAGACGAGCGCCGAAGCAAGGCTTTGGCAGGCGCTGCGCAACAGGCAGCTCGCCCACTGGAAATTTCGCCGCCAGCATCCGGTCGATCGGTATGTCGTCGACTTCGTGACGCTGGATGGGAAGCTCATCGTTGAAGTTGATGGCGTCACGCATTCGAGCCCGAGCGAAATCGAACGAGATGAAGCGAGGACCAAAGTGCTCGAAGCCTGCGGCTTCTTCGTCCTTCGCGTCTCAAACACCGATGTGTACGAAAATATCGAAGGCGTCCTCGAGCTGATCCGGTCATCACTAAGGTTCGACTGA
- the trpB gene encoding tryptophan synthase subunit beta: MNIAKPNSYRSGPDERGHFGIFGGRFVAETLMPLILDLEKAYTAAKADPSFQAEMNGYLKNYVGRPSPLYFAERLTEHLGGAKIYLKREELNHTGSHKVNNVLGQIMLARRMGKKRIIAETGAGQHGVATATLCARFGLECVVYMGAVDVERQQPNVIRMEMLGATVIPVQSGTRTLKDAMNEALRDWVTNVHNTFYCIGTVAGPHPYPTLVRDFQSIIGIEARTQMQEVEGRLPDSLVACIGGGSNAMGLFHPFLDDPSVEIFGVEAAGHGLTQLHAASIAGGRPGVLHGNRTYLLMDADGQIQDAHSISAGLDYPGIGPEHSWLHEVGRVNYLSATDDEALAAFQLLSKLEGIIPALEPAHAIAKVMELAPKRPKDHLMVVNLSGRGDKDVPQVGDILKGKSK, translated from the coding sequence ATGAACATCGCCAAACCAAATTCCTATCGCAGCGGACCCGACGAGCGCGGCCATTTCGGCATTTTCGGCGGACGCTTCGTCGCCGAAACCCTGATGCCGCTGATCCTCGACCTCGAGAAGGCCTACACCGCGGCCAAGGCCGATCCGTCCTTCCAGGCCGAGATGAACGGCTATCTCAAGAACTATGTCGGCCGGCCCTCGCCGCTCTATTTCGCCGAGCGCCTCACCGAACATCTCGGCGGCGCCAAAATCTACCTGAAGCGCGAAGAGCTCAACCACACCGGCTCGCACAAGGTGAACAATGTGCTCGGCCAGATCATGCTGGCGCGGCGCATGGGCAAGAAGCGCATCATCGCCGAGACCGGTGCCGGCCAGCACGGTGTCGCCACCGCGACGCTGTGCGCCCGCTTCGGCCTCGAATGCGTGGTCTATATGGGCGCCGTCGACGTCGAGCGGCAGCAGCCCAACGTGATCCGCATGGAGATGCTGGGCGCGACGGTGATCCCGGTGCAGTCGGGCACGCGCACGCTGAAGGACGCGATGAACGAGGCGCTGCGCGACTGGGTCACCAACGTGCACAACACCTTCTACTGCATCGGCACGGTGGCCGGCCCGCATCCCTATCCGACGCTGGTGCGCGACTTCCAGTCGATCATCGGTATTGAAGCCAGGACGCAGATGCAGGAGGTCGAGGGTCGCCTGCCGGATTCGCTGGTCGCCTGCATCGGCGGCGGCTCGAACGCGATGGGCCTGTTCCATCCCTTCCTCGATGATCCCAGCGTTGAAATTTTCGGTGTCGAAGCCGCAGGCCATGGGCTGACGCAGCTGCATGCGGCGTCGATCGCGGGCGGCCGCCCCGGCGTGCTCCACGGCAATCGCACTTATCTGCTGATGGATGCCGATGGCCAGATCCAGGACGCGCATTCGATCTCGGCCGGCCTCGACTATCCCGGCATCGGCCCGGAGCACTCCTGGCTGCACGAGGTCGGCCGCGTCAACTATCTCTCCGCGACCGACGACGAGGCGCTCGCCGCGTTCCAGCTGCTCTCGAAGCTCGAAGGCATCATTCCCGCGCTCGAACCCGCGCACGCCATCGCCAAGGTGATGGAGCTCGCGCCGAAGCGGCCGAAAGACCACCTGATGGTCGTCAATCTCTCCGGCCGCGGCGACAAGGACGTTCCGCAGGTCGGCGACATCCTGAAGGGCAAGAGCAAGTGA
- a CDS encoding phosphoribosylanthranilate isomerase — MSLLVKICGLSTRETLQTALDAGADMVGFVFFPPSPRHVSLETGRDLGRQVKRRALKVALTVDADDATLDNIMDALSPDIFQLHGHESVARLRDIKQKFGRPVMKAVPVASAADLAVLPGYAAVADRILFDARAPKDATRPGGLGAPFDWQLLQNLELDLPYMVSGGLHADNVAEALRVTGAGGVDVSSGVESAPGVKDPELIKAFIRAARATRELSVR, encoded by the coding sequence ATGTCCCTGCTCGTCAAAATCTGCGGCCTGTCCACGCGCGAGACGCTTCAAACGGCGCTCGACGCGGGCGCCGACATGGTGGGGTTCGTGTTCTTTCCGCCCTCGCCGCGGCATGTTTCGCTGGAGACGGGGCGCGATCTCGGCCGGCAGGTGAAGCGGCGCGCGCTCAAGGTGGCGCTCACCGTCGACGCCGACGATGCCACGCTCGACAACATCATGGACGCGCTGTCGCCCGACATCTTCCAGCTCCACGGCCATGAGAGCGTGGCGCGGCTGCGCGACATCAAGCAGAAGTTCGGCCGCCCCGTGATGAAGGCCGTGCCGGTCGCAAGCGCGGCCGATCTCGCCGTGCTGCCCGGCTATGCCGCAGTTGCCGACCGCATCCTGTTCGATGCGCGTGCGCCCAAGGATGCGACGCGTCCCGGCGGGCTCGGCGCTCCGTTCGACTGGCAATTGCTGCAAAACCTGGAGCTCGATCTGCCGTATATGGTGTCGGGCGGACTTCACGCCGACAATGTCGCGGAAGCTCTCCGTGTGACCGGCGCCGGCGGCGTCGACGTGTCATCCGGTGTCGAGAGCGCTCCCGGCGTGAAAGACCCGGAGCTGATCAAGGCCTTCATTCGCGCCGCGCGCGCCACCCGAGAGTTGAGCGTTCGATGA
- a CDS encoding lipopolysaccharide assembly protein LapA domain-containing protein — translation MRKFLTALIVIPLALVLVTFAVANRHFVTVSFDPFMAADPALSVTLPLFLLLILVAAVGVVAGGFAVWFGQRHWRRAARRHEADARAAQVELAGHRAQTAAARPETQRLPVPSGVGLYGPIGRDKQRATL, via the coding sequence ATGCGAAAATTCCTGACCGCGCTGATCGTGATTCCGCTGGCCCTGGTCCTGGTGACCTTTGCGGTGGCCAACCGGCATTTCGTCACCGTCTCCTTCGATCCCTTCATGGCGGCCGATCCGGCCCTGTCGGTCACGCTGCCGCTGTTCCTGCTGCTGATCCTGGTGGCGGCCGTGGGTGTCGTCGCCGGCGGCTTTGCCGTCTGGTTCGGCCAGCGGCACTGGCGGCGCGCCGCGCGCCGGCACGAGGCGGATGCCCGCGCTGCCCAGGTCGAATTGGCTGGACACCGGGCCCAGACGGCCGCGGCCAGGCCCGAAACCCAGCGCCTCCCGGTGCCATCAGGGGTGGGCCTTTACGGGCCTATCGGGCGAGACAAGCAGCGCGCGACGTTGTAG
- a CDS encoding integration host factor subunit beta, which yields MIKSELVQRIAEHNPHLYQRDVENIVNAILEEIVAALARGDRVELRGFGAFSVKHRPARAGRNPRTGAHVPVDQKSVPFFKTGKEMRERLNRDHPDPGAPD from the coding sequence ATGATCAAATCCGAACTTGTTCAGCGTATCGCCGAGCACAACCCGCATCTGTACCAGCGGGATGTCGAGAACATTGTGAATGCGATTCTCGAAGAGATCGTAGCGGCACTCGCGCGCGGTGACCGCGTCGAGCTGCGCGGCTTCGGCGCATTCTCGGTCAAACATCGCCCCGCACGTGCGGGCCGAAATCCGCGCACCGGCGCCCATGTCCCCGTCGATCAGAAGAGCGTTCCGTTCTTCAAGACCGGCAAGGAAATGCGCGAGCGGCTCAACCGCGACCATCCGGATCCGGGCGCGCCCGATTAG
- the sppA gene encoding signal peptide peptidase SppA yields the protein MSLDSDIIVDRRRIRRKLTFWRVMAALIAIAAIAGFAMIATPGARGTFASAGAIARVQIDGLIRSDSERTRALERLENSQAAAVIVHINSPGGTTAGSEQLYDSLTRLKAKKPMVVVVEGLAASGGYITAIASDHIIAQQSSLVGSIGVLFQFPNFSELLKTIGVKVEEVKSTPLKAAPNGFEPTSPEARAALDALVKDSYAWFKDLVKQRRGMDDTQLEKVVDGRVFTGRQAIDLKLIDQLGDEKTAVAWLEQQKGVKKGLSVRDYKLEPRFGDLTFLKTAASVTLEALGFSSIAHQIEQTGVAQAVDRAGLDGMLALWQPAASN from the coding sequence ATGTCGCTCGATTCGGACATCATCGTCGATCGCCGCAGGATCCGCCGGAAGCTGACGTTCTGGCGCGTGATGGCCGCGCTGATCGCGATCGCTGCGATCGCGGGCTTTGCGATGATCGCGACGCCGGGCGCGCGCGGCACCTTCGCCTCCGCCGGCGCGATCGCGCGCGTGCAGATCGACGGGCTGATCCGCAGCGATTCCGAACGCACGCGGGCGCTGGAGCGGCTGGAGAACTCGCAGGCCGCCGCCGTCATCGTTCACATCAACTCGCCCGGCGGCACCACCGCCGGCTCCGAGCAGCTCTATGATTCCCTGACGCGCCTGAAGGCGAAGAAGCCGATGGTCGTCGTGGTCGAAGGTCTTGCCGCGTCCGGCGGCTACATCACCGCGATTGCGAGCGACCACATCATCGCCCAGCAGAGCTCGCTGGTCGGCTCGATCGGCGTGCTGTTCCAGTTTCCCAATTTCAGCGAGCTGTTGAAGACGATCGGCGTCAAGGTCGAGGAAGTGAAGTCCACGCCGCTGAAGGCCGCGCCCAACGGTTTTGAGCCGACCAGCCCGGAAGCCCGCGCCGCGCTGGATGCGCTGGTGAAGGATTCCTATGCCTGGTTCAAGGATCTGGTGAAGCAGCGCCGTGGCATGGATGACACGCAGCTCGAAAAAGTCGTCGACGGCCGCGTCTTCACCGGCCGTCAGGCCATCGATCTCAAGCTGATCGATCAGCTCGGCGACGAGAAAACCGCCGTGGCCTGGCTGGAGCAGCAGAAGGGCGTCAAGAAGGGTCTTTCGGTACGCGACTACAAGCTGGAGCCCCGCTTCGGCGATCTGACGTTCCTCAAGACGGCGGCCTCGGTGACCCTGGAAGCGCTTGGATTCAGCTCGATTGCGCATCAGATCGAGCAAACCGGCGTTGCGCAGGCGGTCGATCGCGCCGGGTTGGATGGAATGCTGGCCTTGTGGCAGCCGGCTGCGTCGAATTGA
- the rpsA gene encoding 30S ribosomal protein S1 — MASTSADTYSPSRDDFAAMLDESFAGGNLQESSVVKGKVVAIEKDMAVIDVGLKTEGRVALREFSGPGRDSEIKVGDEVEVFLDRIENALGEAVLSRDKARREESWGKLEKAFQNNEKVTGVIFNQVKGGFTVDLDGAVAFLPRSQVDIRPIRDVAPLMNNAQPFQILKMDRRRGNIVVSRRTVLEETRAEQRQELVQNLEEGQVIDGVVKNITDYGAFVDLGGIDGLLHVTDIAWRRVNHPTEVLSIGQTVKVKIIKINHETHRISLGMKQLLDDPWQGIEAKYPLGARFTGRVTNITDYGAFVELEPGIEGLIHVSEMSWTKKNMHPGKIVSTSQEVDVQVLEVDSVKRRISLGLKQTMRNPWEVFVEGHPTGSVVEGEVKNKTEFGLFLGLEGDVDGMVHLSDLDWKLPGEQVIDNYKKGDMVKAVVLDVDVEKERISLGIKQLEGDPFAEPGDVKKGAVVTCEVLEVKESGIEVKITGTDFSTFIKRSELARDRNDQRAERFAVGEKVDARVIQFDKKARKVQVSIKALEVAEEKEAIAQYGSSDSGATLGDILGTALKNRDSK; from the coding sequence ATGGCTTCGACTTCCGCTGATACCTATAGCCCGTCGCGTGACGATTTCGCCGCGATGCTCGACGAGTCCTTCGCAGGTGGCAACCTGCAGGAGAGCTCGGTCGTCAAGGGCAAGGTGGTTGCAATCGAAAAGGACATGGCCGTCATCGACGTCGGCCTGAAGACCGAAGGCCGCGTCGCGCTGCGCGAATTTTCCGGCCCCGGCCGTGACAGCGAAATCAAGGTTGGCGACGAGGTGGAAGTGTTCCTCGATCGCATCGAGAACGCCCTCGGCGAAGCCGTGCTGTCGCGCGACAAAGCGCGCCGCGAAGAGAGCTGGGGCAAGCTGGAGAAGGCGTTCCAGAACAACGAGAAGGTCACGGGCGTCATCTTCAACCAGGTCAAGGGCGGCTTCACGGTCGACCTCGACGGCGCCGTTGCGTTCCTGCCGCGTTCGCAGGTCGACATCCGCCCGATCCGCGACGTTGCGCCGCTGATGAACAACGCGCAGCCGTTCCAGATCCTCAAGATGGACCGCCGCCGCGGCAACATCGTCGTCTCCCGCCGCACGGTTCTCGAAGAGACCCGCGCCGAGCAGCGTCAGGAGCTGGTGCAGAACCTCGAAGAGGGTCAGGTCATCGACGGCGTGGTCAAGAACATCACCGATTACGGTGCGTTCGTCGATCTCGGCGGCATCGACGGCCTGCTGCACGTCACCGATATCGCGTGGCGCCGCGTCAACCACCCGACCGAGGTGCTCTCGATCGGCCAGACCGTGAAGGTCAAGATCATCAAGATCAACCACGAGACGCACCGCATCTCGCTGGGCATGAAGCAGCTGCTGGACGATCCGTGGCAGGGCATCGAAGCCAAGTACCCGCTGGGTGCCCGCTTCACCGGCCGCGTCACCAACATCACCGACTACGGTGCGTTCGTCGAGCTCGAGCCGGGCATCGAAGGCCTGATCCACGTCTCCGAGATGTCGTGGACCAAGAAGAACATGCACCCCGGCAAGATCGTGTCGACCTCGCAGGAAGTCGACGTGCAGGTGCTGGAAGTCGATTCCGTCAAGCGCCGCATCTCTCTCGGCCTCAAGCAGACCATGCGCAATCCCTGGGAGGTCTTCGTCGAAGGTCACCCGACCGGTTCGGTGGTCGAGGGCGAAGTCAAGAACAAGACCGAGTTCGGTCTGTTCCTCGGCCTCGAGGGCGACGTCGACGGCATGGTCCACCTCTCCGACCTCGACTGGAAGCTTCCGGGCGAGCAGGTGATCGACAACTACAAGAAGGGCGACATGGTGAAGGCCGTGGTGCTCGATGTGGACGTCGAGAAGGAGCGTATCTCGCTCGGCATCAAGCAGCTCGAAGGCGACCCGTTCGCCGAGCCGGGCGATGTCAAGAAGGGCGCGGTGGTGACCTGCGAAGTGCTCGAAGTGAAGGAAAGCGGTATCGAGGTGAAGATCACCGGTACCGACTTCTCGACCTTCATCAAGCGCTCGGAGCTCGCGCGTGACCGCAACGACCAGCGCGCCGAACGCTTCGCCGTCGGCGAGAAGGTCGATGCCCGCGTGATCCAGTTCGACAAGAAGGCCCGCAAGGTCCAGGTGTCGATCAAGGCGCTCGAAGTCGCCGAAGAAAAGGAAGCCATCGCGCAGTACGGCTCCTCGGATTCGGGTGCGACGCTCGGCGACATTCTGGGCACCGCGCTCAAGAACCGCGACAGCAAGTAA
- the cmk gene encoding (d)CMP kinase: protein MIIAIDGPAASGKGTLGKRLAHHYGYRHLDTGVIYRAVAYALMQSGHDLRDEAAAVQAALELDPEKFGNPALKTQEAGEGASIVSAIPRVREVLVNFQRQFAADPPGAVLDGRDIGTVICPHADVKIFVVADPKVRARRRTMEAKARGEEADEAAVLADIIRRDERDKNRPIAPLKPAADAYLLDNSQLDIEGGVRAAIDIIEAVRAGRSRG from the coding sequence ATGATCATCGCCATCGACGGACCCGCGGCCTCGGGCAAGGGCACGCTCGGCAAGCGCCTCGCCCATCACTACGGTTACCGTCATCTCGATACCGGTGTGATCTATCGCGCGGTCGCGTACGCGCTGATGCAGTCCGGCCATGATCTCCGGGACGAGGCCGCGGCGGTGCAGGCCGCCCTGGAACTCGATCCTGAAAAGTTCGGCAATCCCGCCCTGAAGACCCAGGAGGCCGGCGAGGGCGCCTCCATCGTGTCGGCGATTCCCAGGGTTCGCGAGGTCCTGGTCAATTTCCAGCGGCAATTCGCCGCCGATCCGCCCGGCGCGGTGCTCGATGGCCGGGACATTGGAACCGTGATCTGTCCCCATGCCGACGTGAAGATCTTCGTCGTGGCCGACCCCAAGGTCCGTGCCCGCCGCCGCACCATGGAGGCCAAGGCGCGCGGCGAGGAGGCGGACGAGGCGGCGGTGCTCGCCGACATCATCCGGCGCGACGAGCGCGACAAGAACCGGCCGATTGCACCTCTGAAGCCGGCCGCGGATGCTTACTTGCTAGATAACTCCCAACTGGATATAGAAGGCGGCGTCCGGGCCGCCATCGACATTATCGAGGCCGTCCGAGCGGGCCGTTCGCGGGGTTAA
- the aroA gene encoding 3-phosphoshikimate 1-carboxyvinyltransferase, with protein MWYLPAASQGPSKDTILTHSDKPTPLKSRSSGPLTGKVRVPGDKSISHRALILGALAVGETRITGLLEGEDVLNTAKSMQALGAKVERTGDFAWTVQGVGVGGFAQPKAALDFGNSGTGCRLVMGAVAGCPISAVFDGDASLRSRPMRRILDPLEKMGAKVVSGGEGGRLPLTLQGARDPLPITYKTPVASAQIKSAVLLAGLAAPGTTTVIESEASRDHTELMLKHFGADITSVAEGGHGRRITLVGQPELHGATVIVPADPSSAAFPIVAALIVEGSDIVLSDVMTNPLRTGLFTTLREMGASIEESEVRGDAGEPMARLRVGASKLRGVEVPPERAPSMIDEYLVLAVAASFAEGTTIMRGLQELRVKESDRLEATADMLRVNGVKVMVSGDDLIVEGRGHVPGGGTVSTHMDHRIAMSALVMGCASDQPVTVDDTAFIATSFPDFIPMMRSLGAEFS; from the coding sequence ATGTGGTACCTGCCCGCAGCCTCACAGGGCCCATCCAAGGACACAATCTTGACCCATTCCGACAAGCCGACGCCGCTGAAGTCGCGCTCGAGCGGTCCCCTGACCGGAAAAGTACGGGTGCCTGGGGACAAATCGATCTCCCACCGCGCCCTGATCCTCGGCGCGCTCGCGGTCGGCGAGACCCGCATTACCGGCCTCCTGGAGGGCGAGGACGTCCTCAACACCGCCAAATCGATGCAGGCGCTCGGCGCCAAGGTCGAGCGTACCGGCGATTTCGCCTGGACGGTCCAGGGCGTGGGCGTCGGCGGCTTCGCCCAGCCCAAGGCGGCGCTGGATTTCGGCAACTCCGGCACCGGCTGCCGGCTTGTCATGGGCGCCGTCGCCGGCTGCCCGATCTCCGCGGTGTTCGACGGCGATGCCTCGCTGCGCAGCCGCCCGATGCGCCGGATCCTCGATCCGCTCGAAAAGATGGGCGCCAAGGTCGTGTCCGGAGGCGAAGGCGGCCGTTTGCCGCTGACCCTCCAGGGCGCGCGCGATCCGCTGCCGATCACCTACAAGACGCCGGTCGCCTCGGCCCAGATCAAGTCGGCGGTGCTGCTGGCGGGCCTCGCCGCGCCGGGCACCACGACCGTGATCGAGAGCGAGGCCAGCCGCGACCACACCGAGCTGATGCTGAAGCATTTTGGCGCGGACATCACCTCTGTCGCCGAGGGGGGGCACGGCCGCCGCATCACGCTGGTCGGCCAGCCCGAGCTGCATGGCGCCACCGTCATCGTGCCAGCCGATCCCTCGTCGGCGGCCTTTCCTATCGTCGCGGCGCTGATCGTCGAAGGCTCCGACATCGTTCTGTCCGATGTGATGACCAATCCGTTGCGCACCGGTCTGTTCACGACGCTGCGTGAAATGGGCGCGTCCATCGAGGAAAGCGAAGTCCGCGGTGACGCCGGCGAGCCGATGGCGCGCTTGCGCGTGGGCGCCTCAAAGCTGCGCGGCGTCGAGGTGCCGCCGGAGCGCGCGCCCTCGATGATCGACGAATATCTGGTGCTGGCGGTGGCGGCGTCGTTCGCCGAAGGGACCACCATCATGCGCGGCCTGCAGGAGCTGCGCGTCAAGGAGTCCGATCGGCTCGAGGCCACCGCCGACATGCTCCGCGTCAACGGGGTGAAGGTGATGGTGTCGGGCGACGATCTGATCGTCGAGGGTCGCGGCCACGTGCCGGGCGGCGGCACGGTCTCCACGCATATGGACCATCGCATCGCGATGTCCGCGCTGGTGATGGGCTGCGCTTCCGATCAGCCGGTGACGGTCGACGACACCGCCTTCATCGCCACCAGTTTCCCTGATTTCATTCCGATGATGCGATCGTTGGGGGCCGAGTTTTCATGA
- a CDS encoding TIGR02300 family protein has protein sequence MAKSELGTKRICPTTGKKFYDLNKNPVISPYTGEVVPIAPIAPARATRGSAESRNVPQDTAPEPAENEELVSLEEADAEENTGKVKAVVPESEDDIEVDETLDDDDDDDSTFIADEEEGDEDVTDIIGDVGGDEET, from the coding sequence GTGGCCAAGTCCGAACTCGGAACCAAACGTATTTGCCCGACCACGGGCAAGAAGTTCTACGACCTCAACAAGAATCCAGTGATCTCGCCCTATACCGGCGAGGTCGTGCCGATCGCGCCGATCGCGCCCGCCCGCGCGACCCGTGGCAGCGCGGAATCCCGCAACGTGCCCCAGGATACGGCGCCGGAGCCGGCCGAGAACGAAGAGTTGGTCTCGCTCGAGGAGGCCGATGCCGAGGAGAACACCGGCAAGGTCAAGGCCGTCGTCCCCGAATCCGAAGACGATATCGAGGTCGACGAGACCCTCGACGACGACGATGACGATGATTCGACCTTCATTGCCGACGAAGAAGAGGGCGATGAGGACGTGACCGACATCATTGGTGATGTCGGAGGCGATGAAGAGACTTGA
- a CDS encoding GIY-YIG nuclease family protein, producing the protein MLRSIEFPDQEYVGATENLKRRIPEHNAGKSSHTAKFKPWKLIWYCAFPDKHKALAFEAYLKSHSGRAFTRKRLC; encoded by the coding sequence ATCCTCCGCAGCATCGAGTTTCCTGACCAAGAGTATGTTGGGGCCACTGAGAATTTGAAGCGACGGATTCCTGAGCACAATGCCGGCAAATCCAGCCACACCGCCAAGTTCAAACCGTGGAAGCTGATCTGGTACTGCGCCTTCCCAGACAAGCACAAGGCGCTCGCGTTCGAGGCCTATCTGAAGTCGCACTCGGGTCGCGCATTCACGAGGAAGCGGCTGTGTTAG
- a CDS encoding MarR family winged helix-turn-helix transcriptional regulator, whose protein sequence is MARKLSALDPQRLDNQICFAVYSAAHAFNRVYKPLLDRLGLTYPQYLAMLVLWERDDVPVKEIGERLFLDSGTLTPLLKRLEAAHLVKRTRSSEDERQVLIALTPQGHALKEKARSVPQSILAASDCSVSELVAMKDEIVALRDRLNAVIGE, encoded by the coding sequence ATGGCCCGGAAACTATCGGCGCTCGATCCGCAACGCCTCGACAACCAGATCTGCTTCGCCGTCTATTCGGCCGCGCACGCCTTCAACCGCGTTTACAAGCCGCTGCTCGACCGGCTCGGCCTGACCTATCCGCAATATCTGGCGATGCTGGTGTTGTGGGAGCGCGACGACGTGCCGGTGAAGGAGATCGGCGAGAGGCTGTTTTTGGACTCGGGCACGCTGACGCCCTTGCTGAAGCGGCTCGAGGCCGCGCACCTGGTCAAGCGTACGCGCTCCAGCGAGGACGAGCGCCAGGTGCTGATCGCGCTGACCCCGCAAGGGCATGCGCTGAAGGAGAAGGCGCGCAGCGTCCCGCAGTCGATCCTCGCTGCATCGGATTGCTCGGTGTCGGAGCTCGTCGCAATGAAGGACGAGATCGTCGCGTTAAGGGATCGGCTGAATGCGGTGATTGGGGAGTAG
- a CDS encoding organic hydroperoxide resistance protein has translation MSVNVLYKTSAKATGGRDGHAATLDGALDVKLTTPKELGGGGGAGNNPEQLFAAGYAACFIGAMKFVASQGGPKVPADASVTSTVGIGPRSAGGFGLDIDLAVSLPGLSRADAEALVEKAHQVCPYSNATRGNVDVRLTVV, from the coding sequence ATGTCCGTGAACGTCCTCTACAAGACCAGTGCAAAAGCCACCGGCGGCCGCGATGGCCATGCCGCGACGCTCGACGGCGCGCTCGACGTCAAGCTCACCACGCCGAAGGAGCTCGGCGGTGGCGGCGGCGCCGGCAACAATCCCGAGCAGCTGTTTGCGGCCGGCTATGCCGCCTGCTTCATCGGCGCGATGAAGTTCGTGGCCTCGCAAGGCGGCCCGAAGGTTCCCGCCGACGCTTCCGTGACCTCGACCGTCGGCATCGGCCCGCGCTCGGCCGGCGGCTTCGGCCTCGACATCGATCTGGCCGTCTCGCTGCCGGGCCTGTCCCGCGCGGATGCCGAGGCGCTGGTCGAGAAGGCGCACCAGGTGTGCCCGTACTCCAACGCGACGCGCGGCAATGTCGACGTCCGCCTGACGGTCGTCTGA
- a CDS encoding CaiB/BaiF CoA-transferase family protein codes for MTEAVLGAMSGLRVVDLTRVLGGPYCTQILADHGADVIKVEPPAGDEVRDWGPPFHDDDAAYFIGINRNKRSIGLDLASEGGRIVLLKMLETADVLIENFKPGTLEKWGIGNDVLAQKFPRLVHCRICGFGADGPRGGNPGYDAIIQAMTGMIAATGSVESGPMRIGVPLVDITTGLYAAIGILMALSERQRSGKGQFLETTLYETGLAIMHPHTANYFMHGKPPSLTGNEHPNLVPYAIFPTKTDNIFIGVGNDGTFRKLAKEIGKPELGTDPRFARNKDRIANREALRAELAAVFSQHEAEPLCNRLLAAGLPAGPVQKIDQALTNPHTIARGDVIEKDWYKGVASPIRLDRSKPSLRRLPPKFSQHAQEVLGEFGYSKAEIDAMVETGVVCGPQRKR; via the coding sequence ATGACTGAAGCCGTCTTGGGCGCAATGAGCGGACTGCGCGTCGTCGACCTCACGCGCGTGCTCGGCGGTCCCTACTGCACCCAGATCCTCGCCGACCATGGCGCCGACGTGATCAAGGTCGAGCCGCCCGCGGGCGACGAGGTGCGCGACTGGGGCCCTCCCTTTCACGACGACGACGCCGCCTATTTCATCGGCATCAACCGCAACAAGCGCTCGATCGGCCTCGACCTCGCCTCCGAGGGCGGCCGCATCGTGCTGCTCAAGATGCTGGAGACGGCGGACGTCCTGATCGAGAATTTCAAGCCGGGCACGCTGGAGAAATGGGGCATCGGCAACGACGTGCTTGCCCAAAAATTTCCGCGCCTCGTGCATTGCCGGATTTGCGGCTTCGGGGCCGACGGGCCGCGCGGCGGCAATCCCGGCTATGACGCCATCATCCAGGCCATGACCGGCATGATCGCCGCGACCGGCTCGGTCGAGAGCGGGCCGATGCGGATCGGCGTGCCGCTGGTGGACATCACCACCGGTCTTTATGCGGCAATCGGCATCCTGATGGCGCTCTCCGAGCGGCAGCGCTCGGGCAAGGGCCAGTTCCTTGAGACGACGCTCTACGAGACCGGCCTTGCCATCATGCATCCGCACACCGCGAATTACTTCATGCATGGCAAGCCGCCGAGCCTGACCGGCAACGAGCATCCGAACCTCGTGCCCTATGCGATCTTCCCGACCAAGACCGACAACATCTTCATCGGCGTCGGCAACGACGGCACCTTCCGTAAGCTCGCCAAGGAGATCGGCAAACCCGAACTCGGCACCGATCCGCGCTTCGCCCGCAACAAGGACCGCATCGCCAATCGCGAAGCGCTGCGCGCCGAGCTTGCCGCGGTGTTCAGCCAGCACGAGGCCGAGCCGCTGTGCAATCGCCTGCTCGCGGCTGGCCTGCCCGCAGGTCCCGTGCAGAAAATCGATCAGGCATTGACCAATCCGCACACGATCGCCCGCGGCGATGTCATTGAGAAGGACTGGTACAAGGGCGTGGCCTCGCCGATCCGGCTCGATCGGAGCAAGCCGAGCCTGCGCCGCCTGCCGCCGAAGTTCAGCCAGCACGCCCAGGAGGTGCTCGGCGAGTTCGGCTACTCGAAGGCGGAAATCGACGCGATGGTCGAGACGGGCGTGGTCTGCGGACCCCAGCGCAAGCGCTAG